The Oscillospiraceae bacterium genome contains the following window.
CATCGCTGCCATGGCCGAAATACACGGCGTCAAGGTCATACTCGCACTTGTTGTGGTTCAGCAGGGTGCGGGTGCCGCAGGCAACGACTGCGCCGCCCAGCTCAATGCGGACCTGCTCGACCCGGGCGGAGGTGCCCTGCTCAATGGAAACGGCGTTCCAGCGGCGGGCATGGCTGCCCAGCAGCTGGACCTGAACCAGAACGACATGCGCACCCTCAGCAGCGCGGATGCGGGTCAGGTTGGCGGAAACGCCGTCCACGGCATCGCCGCGCACGACCTGCACAACGGTCAGGCTGCTGCCCTCGGCAGCATCAATGGTCAGGCAGGTCAGTGCGTGGGGGTGGTCGGCGTCCAGTGTATTCTCAAACACAACGGGCGCATCGGCGGTGCCGGAAACGGCCAGATGGTTCACAAGGTTGGCGTTCTCGGCCAGCCAGGCATCGGTCTCGGCACCCATGCCGCTGGCGGCAAAATCAGTAAAGTCAGCCTCGGCAGGGGCGGTCACACCGGCAGGCAGGGCAGGGGAGAGGATCTCCGCCTTGGCCCAGCCGTCAGCGGGCACAGTGGGCAGTGCCGCCGATGCCGGCGCATAATTCACGCCCAGCGGGTTCCAAGTGGAAACCGGCAGGCGGTTCATGGTTGTAGTCATAGCAATATCACCTTATTAGCAGTTGTAAGATAAGAGATAAAAGATAATAGATAATAAAAAATGTGGAATGTGTGCTGAAGCACACATAAAATTTTGTTTTTGCCTTTGGCAAAAACTCCACCATAATTCTTATCTTTTATTTATTATCTATTATCTTTACCCAATGCTTCCCTTCATCTCCAGATGAATCAGGTTATTCATCTCCACCGCGTATTCCAGCGGCAACTCCTTGGCGATGGGCTCGGCAAAGCCGCCGACGATCAGGGCGCGGGCGTCCTCCTCAGTCATGCCGCGGCTCATCAGGTAGAAGATGGCCTCCTCGCTGATGCGCCCGATCTTGGCCTCGTGGCCGACATCCACGGCATCGCAGCGGATGTCCATGGCGGGGATCGTGTCGGAGCGGCTGCGGTCATCCAGCATCAGGGACTCGCAGCTCACGCTGGACTTGCTGCCCGCAGCGTTGGGCAGCACCACAACGGAGGAGCGGAAGTTGGAGACGCCGCCGTCGCGGGCGATGCTCTTGGTGGAAATGTGGCTGGTGGTGTTGGGGGCCGCATGCACGACCTTGGCACCGGTGTCCAGATCCTGCCCGGCACCCGCAAAGGTGATGCCGGTGAACTCCATGCGGGCACCCTCGCCCTGCAGCACGCTCATCGGGTACAGGC
Protein-coding sequences here:
- a CDS encoding SufD family Fe-S cluster assembly protein, whose translation is MTTTMNRLPVSTWNPLGVNYAPASAALPTVPADGWAKAEILSPALPAGVTAPAEADFTDFAASGMGAETDAWLAENANLVNHLAVSGTADAPVVFENTLDADHPHALTCLTIDAAEGSSLTVVQVVRGDAVDGVSANLTRIRAAEGAHVVLVQVQLLGSHARRWNAVSIEQGTSARVEQVRIELGGAVVACGTRTLLNHNKCEYDLDAVYFGHGSDVLDFNDVSVHTGKDTLCEMHTAGVLTGHADKILRGTVDFQRGAKRGVGHESEDVLLFSPNARNRTAPLILCGEEEVEGQHAASVGRLDENKLYYLRSRGLSEAQARRLMVDARFAPAIDKIPLESLQDEVRENVAGRLNDELDS